Below is a genomic region from Phycobacter azelaicus.
AAGACGCCAGAACGGTGTAGTCAGAGCCAAGGTATTTGTTGATTGTTTTTGCTTTGGCTGGGGATTCGACGACAACGACTGGCATTTATAATGGAACCTTTTGGTGGGCGGATATAGCGCGCTCTATGGCGGGGCAACATGTGGCGTGCAAGGGGAGAATGTCAATGCGCGGGCTTTGGGCGTGCTGTCTGCGCAGGCTTTGTGGCGCGTTGACGGCCTTGTGCTGACCGATTGGGCGCTGCGTATTGCCCGGGGACGCATGGCGGGGAATCAGTCATCCTTTCGGACGACTGGGCGGCTGAGCAACCCGCCGGGTAACCTGTCTACGGAGCCATCCAGTTCCAGTTCCGTCAGAACCGTTGAGAGTTCCCTTGGAGCGATCGCCAGATCCCGCAACAACTGATCTTCAGGGGTTGGAGAGGGGCCGAGGCGGGCGAGGACCTGCTGATGGAGCGCGGCGGTCTCGCGCAGGCTGCGGCGCTGTGGCGGTGGAGACGGGAGGTGTGCGAGTACTTCTTTCGCGCTTTGAGCGGCGCTCGTTCCTCGTGTATCAGCCGGTTCAGAGCGCAGCGTGACATGGGGGGGCGTGGGGAGCGCAGTGATCACGTCTTCGGCGTTACGGACAAGCTGGGCACCTTCACGGATCAGCATATTGCAACCGGAAGCGCGCGCATCGAAGGGGTGGCCGGGAACTGCCAGAACCTCGCGGCCCATATCCAGAGCATCGCGGGCAGTGATCAGCGTGCCGGACTTTGCTGCGGCCTCGACCACAACGACGGCCTGCGCTAGACCGGCGATAATGCGGTTGCGTTTGGGAAAGTGGCGGGCCTTGGGGGGCAGGCCCATGGGTTGCTCGGAGAGCAAAACACCCTTTTCGCGTATCTGGTCGGCCAGGCGGGCGTTCTCGGCGGGATAGATCACATCAACACCTCCGGCTAGGACAGCAACGGTCCCAGAGACAAGGGATCCGTCATGGGCCGCCGTGTCGACACCTCGGGCAAGACCGGAGACCACCT
It encodes:
- the dprA gene encoding DNA-processing protein DprA, with protein sequence MTEEAHSSTHPPLPPTTEDLQFTWLRLLRSRRVGPATFYRLLSQHGSAQNALTALPKMARSAGIKGYEICPAEAVDAEMEVAKAAKARLLCFGTPEYPAALAQMKDPPPALWAIGDLDMLNRPMIAVVGARNASSLGIRMARALAHDLGAKGYKVVSGLARGVDTAAHDGSLVSGTVAVLAGGVDVIYPAENARLADQIREKGVLLSEQPMGLPPKARHFPKRNRIIAGLAQAVVVVEAAAKSGTLITARDALDMGREVLAVPGHPFDARASGCNMLIREGAQLVRNAEDVITALPTPPHVTLRSEPADTRGTSAAQSAKEVLAHLPSPPPQRRSLRETAALHQQVLARLGPSPTPEDQLLRDLAIAPRELSTVLTELELDGSVDRLPGGLLSRPVVRKDD